A region of Antedon mediterranea chromosome 8, ecAntMedi1.1, whole genome shotgun sequence DNA encodes the following proteins:
- the LOC140056521 gene encoding sulfotransferase 1C4-like, producing MAGIPTWEYKGYTFPTQVKQEALECIENMEVFDDDIWLCTYPKSGTHWTMQILYLLQVDGDYEKMLGQGLGAKRLPPLELCIDKPDGSIGYTYKKYEQLQSPRLIVTHLPYALLPRQVFEKRTKIIYVARNPKDTAVSMYHFFKPAMKKMNLDVDWNQFFQIFMSKKSPFGTWTQHVLPFWKRRNDENILFLKFEDMKKDSLGSIRKIAAFTGRSTSTEVLQNIVTNSSPEKTKKTMVSDDADIQALSTGAFVRKGIIGDWKTHFTVAQSEQLDEVLQNDLKETDLEMMFQ from the exons ATGGCTGGTATTCCGACGTGGGAATACAAGGGTTATACATTTCCTACACAAGTAAAACAGGAAGCATTAGAATGCATTGAAAACATGGAAGTTTTCGATGATGATATTTGGCTTTGCACGTACCCGAAATCAG GTACTCATTGGACGATGCAAATTCTCTATCTACTACAAGTCGATGGTGATTACGAAAAGATGTTAGGGCAGGGTCTTGGTGCGAAACGTCTACCACCGTTAGAGCTGTGCATTGATAAACCAGATGGGTCGATTGGCTACACGTACAAAAAGTATGAACAATTACAATCCCCCCGACTAATTGTTACACATCTGCCATATGCCCTTCTTCCAAGACAAGTTTTCGAAAAAAGGACAAAG ATAATATACGTTGCTCGGAATCCAAAAGACACGGCCGTATCGATGTATCATTTCTTCAAACCAGcaatgaaaaaaatgaatttagaCGTCGACTGGAATCAGTTCTTTCAAATATTCATGTCCAAAAAAT CTCCATTTGGAACTTGGACACAACATGTACTACCATTCTGGAAACGTAGAAATGATGAAAACATTCTGTTTCTTAAGTTTGAAGACATGAAAAAG GATTCCTTGGGAAGTATTCGAAAAATTGCAGCGTTTACCGGCCGGTCTACGTCTACAGAGGTACTGCAAAATATAGTTACAAATTCATCGCCAGAAAAAACTAAGAAAACAATGGTCAGTGATGATGCAGATATTCAAGCACTTTCAACAGGAGCATTCGTACGAAAAG GTATAATTGGTGATTGGAAGACACATTTTACCGTAGCCCAAAGTGAACAGTTGGATGAAGTTCTTCAAAATGATCTGAAAGAAACGGATCTTGAGATGATGTTTCAATAG